gatCCTCACGAAAAAAGGTCCAAAGTCGAATAGCTTCGATGGATtgccatgtacgagtaacGGACGGCATTAGTACCCGTAACTTGCATATAAGATAGTCGAAACCTCCTTGTAATTGTAGTCTTGCAGTCTCGCAGTCTTCATCTCAAATCCCAAAAGGTCATTCTGCTTGCTTGCCCATCATGCCTCTCACAGTCCGCCCCGCTGCGGAATCAGACCTGTCTCgctccatcgccatcgaaAAGCGAGCCTATGGCCCCAACAAAACGtctcccatcttcttccccggCGAGGGTATGAAGCCCGAGGaccgcatcgccatcatgacGACGCGCATCAAGGAGGAGCCCGCCACCCAGTGCATCAAAGTCGTCGACACCGAGCTCGAGGCAAAGGGCGAGGAAGCCATGATTGCTTTTAGTATGTGGTTCATCTGGTCCGGAGATCTGAGACCAAGCTTTCCGAAGCGCCAGTGGGGAGCGGGCACCAACCTGGAGGCGTGCGAGGCGTTTTTCGGCGAGATGGACCGGAGATGGTGGGCGAGGTTTGAGGGGAAGCCGCATGTTTGTAAGTTGAACTATGCAATCCTTGTAAGACAAGACAACTCACTCATTGTGGCCGTTCAGATCTCAAACTTCTTCATACCGACCCCGACCACCAGAAACGGGGTGCCGGCGGCCAGTGTCTCAAGTGGGGAACCGCAGAGGCCGACAGGCTCGGGCTCGTGTCGTATCTCGAGGCGTCTGAGGAAGGGCGGCCGCTGTATGAAAAGTACGGCTTCAAGGAGGTGGGCAGGATTGTCGTGGACTTGACGAAATGGGGCGGCACTGAGCCTGCCATTGCATATTTGATGCTTCGCCAGCCGGTGCTGAACTAGaatttttgtttattttttgttAATATTTACTAGTTTGGGTAGTATGATTTATGATATATTTATTTGTTGTTTTCTTATCACCTTGTGTTTTATTGTGGTTTGGGGAGTGAATTAACACTTACTCAGTCATCTgccttcaacaccacgcATTAATAGTCACCGCCATTATGAGTAACGGCATAATAACGATAAAGTTCAATTTTCCAGCTTTAATCGCTACTCTATCTTTCAATTATCGTGAATGCGCCACACCCTGCACATGCGACGCCAAAACAGCCGTGACTGCACACAACCGAAGGTTTCTCTCGCCGATGAGTCAGTGAGGCTGAATCTGGGGAAGTCACAGAACAACAGCGCGTAAAGCCACAACAGCGCACCTATCCAATGAAAGCCAACACAAAAAGAGATTCCGACGAATAAACTCAAGACGTGTAAAGTATAAGAGATGAACAGTCCAGGAGATATATAAAGCTTGAGGTTTTCTCTAGgattgcttttgctttgttcaGCACTCTCCCATCTTTCAAcaccaagcacaagcaagcacaagcacagctcAGCAAAAATGACAGAACCATCAAAACAAACTCGACCTCTCTACTTTTGGAGAGAAACAGATCCCAAAACAGGCTGGCTCTCACAATGGTACTTTTGCCCCTTCAAAGACGACAAGAACCCAGCCATCATCTACGAAACCGCCGAACAGTAAGcatcattatcatcattatcatcaacctccacatcatcaaacaaATAGCTAATAGCTAACACACCTTTAGTTACATGATGTATCAAAAAGCAATCCTCTTCAACGACCAAGCCTCCGCAACCAAAATCCTCAAACGAGGCCTCCACCCACGTAAAATCAAAGCCCTCGGGCGTAAAGTCACGAATTTCTCTGAAGACACCTGGAACGCCAACCGCGAAGCCATCGTCCGACAAGGCAATTATCTGAAGTTCACCAATGCTGTAACAGAAGAAAGTTTTTGTCTTGGCCAGACGGGCGATTTACCGCTTGTTGGGGGCTCGTTGAGGGAGACGCTGTTGGCGACGGGGGAGAGGGAGCTTGTGGAGGCGAGTCCGTTCGATGCCGTTTGGGGAGTCGGGTTTAAGGAGGCGGATGCGGATGGGAGTAG
Above is a genomic segment from Trichoderma breve strain T069 chromosome 6, whole genome shotgun sequence containing:
- a CDS encoding acetyltransferase (GNAT) family domain-containing protein, producing MPLTVRPAAESDLSRSIAIEKRAYGPNKTSPIFFPGEGMKPEDRIAIMTTRIKEEPATQCIKVVDTELEAKGEEAMIAFSMWFIWSGDLRPSFPKRQWGAGTNLEACEAFFGEMDRRWWARFEGKPHVYLKLLHTDPDHQKRGAGGQCLKWGTAEADRLGLVSYLEASEEGRPLYEKYGFKEVGRIVVDLTKWGGTEPAIAYLMLRQPVLN